A window from Montipora capricornis isolate CH-2021 chromosome 7, ASM3666992v2, whole genome shotgun sequence encodes these proteins:
- the LOC138056170 gene encoding uncharacterized protein codes for MDGSRVVRMTRSRDIPRSILVNGHQCKAWYRGMPVTCDICEGSQKAQDCPFKGKCMRCRQPGHIQLFCPNPPNAWGTAVDNPTPAEANAANAPPAAVASAAPVAVVVPPTPVSAESSASAAPVEPAPLVDPIIPVSYSDSSDAIVEVIASGGGSEPMDSQSQSLSLSLSQSQSQSLSLSSSEDTIDSFTSTEPDHAGSGSLQWSDLSSDLANAIDSQINDVFGGSDSMETDSGDINDISVSESTCLATYKDIDKETNKSNKAYSSSGVTDLNISNKSNKNIDKVTNKSNGNNANSSGYGINKETHNEVNKSIGNKAGSTSNESKDGTYKETNKSIGIKDNVRKGDSDLYTRNVDRDKSAAPKHLCGASKSKSKLESRPKPYDTQKGRSHVQGADGALAALKKSLRK; via the coding sequence ATGGATGGCAGCCGCGTAGTTCGTATGACGCGGTCGAGAGACATCCCACGCTCCATCCTTGTTAATGGCCATCAGTGCAAAGCATGGTATCGTGGTATGCCTGTGACTTGTGATATTTGTGAGGGCTCCCAGAAAGCTCAGGATTGCCCGTTCAAGGGAAAGTGTATGCGCTGTCGTCAGCCTGGCCACATTCAACTGTTTTGCCCCAACCCCCCTAATGCCTGGGGTACCGCTGTTGATAACCCCACTCCTGCTGAGGCAAACGCTGCTAATGCCCCGCCTGCTGCTGTTGCGTCTGCTGCgcctgttgctgttgttgttccgCCTACTCCCGTTTCTGCGGAGTCGTCTGCTTCTGCTGCTCCTGTCGAACCAGCCCCTCTTGTTGACCCGATCATTCCCGTTTCTTATAGTGACTCCTCGGATGCGATCGTCGAAGTAATTGCTTCTGGCGGTGGGTCTGAGCCCATGGACTCCCAGTCCCAGTCTCTGTCCCTGTCCCTGTCCCAGTCCCAGTCCCAGTCCCTGTCCCTGTCCTCCTCGGAGGATACCATCGACTCTTTCACATCCACTGAGCCTGATCATGCTGGCTCTGGCAGTTTGCAGTGGAGTGACTTGAGTTCCGACCTTGCAAATGCAATCGATAGCCAGATTAATGACGTGTTTGGTGGTTCTGATAGCATGGAGACTGACTCTGGTGATATTAATGATATTTCTGTAAGTGAAAGTACGTGTCTGGCAACATATAAAGATATTgataaagaaacaaacaaaagtaaTAAAGCATACAGTAGTAGTGGGGTTACTGACTTAAATATTAGTaataaatcaaacaaaaatataGACAAAGTGACAAACAAAAGTAATGGTAATAATGCAAATAGTAGTGGTTATGGAATAAACAAAGAGACTCATAATGAAGTAAACAAAAGTATTGGTAATAAAGCTGGTAGTACTAGTAATGAATCAAAAGATGGTACTtataaagaaacaaacaaaagtatTGGTATTAAAGATAATGTCAGAAAAGGTGATTCTGACCTATACACTCGTAATGTTGATCGTGACAAAAGTGCTGCTCCTAAACACCTTTGTGGTGCTTCTAAGTCAAAGTCGAAGCTGGAATCTCGTCCAAAGCCTTACGATACTCAAAAGGGCCGTAGTCACGTCCAGGGTGCTGATGGTGCCTTGGCTGCTCTTAAGAAATCCCTCCGGAAATGa